One window of Flavobacterium dauae genomic DNA carries:
- a CDS encoding T9SS type A sorting domain-containing protein, producing the protein MHKKLLLLFTFYAFNVNAQTLQFTYDSAGNQIQRELVTISVNSLSNTNSEEETEQEEETMLPKSNSINDNSTEIELYPNPVVDLLNVEWQSNLQITEIMLFDSTGKMLQLKKVYEGTTRETFNLSSYSSGMYYVRLFDSFQQSKSYKIIKK; encoded by the coding sequence ATGCACAAAAAACTACTTTTACTGTTTACATTCTATGCTTTCAATGTAAATGCCCAAACTTTACAATTCACTTATGACTCGGCAGGTAACCAGATCCAGCGAGAATTGGTTACCATTTCTGTTAATTCTTTATCAAATACCAACAGTGAAGAAGAAACCGAACAAGAGGAAGAAACAATGTTGCCTAAATCAAATTCAATCAATGATAATTCAACCGAAATTGAATTATACCCAAACCCCGTGGTTGATTTATTGAATGTAGAATGGCAAAGTAATTTACAGATTACAGAAATAATGCTATTTGACAGCACAGGAAAAATGTTGCAGTTAAAAAAAGTATATGAAGGTACAACCAGAGAAACTTTTAATTTATCAAGTTATTCTTCCGGAATGTATTACGTGAGGCTTTTTGACAGCTTTCAGCAAAGTAAATCTTATAAAATCATAAAAAAATAA
- the sufD gene encoding Fe-S cluster assembly protein SufD gives MDLKEKLLSSFLAFEQKVDINSTLHDVRTNALKVFENKGFPTKKEEAWKYTSLNAVLANDFNILPKNDSAVEWKDVKKYFLNDVDTYKVVFINGVFSSHLSSTTHDGLDVCLMSSALTKPKYKMVIDTYFNQIANKEDSLTNLNTAYAFEGAYINIPKSTVVQKPIEILYFTTGASNFVQPRNLVIVGENAHVQIIERHQSLSELPMLTNSVTEIYAAKRAIVDYYKLQNDLLTADLVDNTYIEQKQESRVSVHTFSFGGNITRNNLNFYQKGERIDSTLKGITIIGDKQHVDHYTLVNHEEPNCESHQNYKGIYDDRSTGVFNGKIYVDKIAQKTDAFQQNNNILLTDKATLNTKPQLEIFADDVKCSHGCTIGQLDETAMFYMQQRGIPKKEAKALLMYAFTDEVLSSVAIPDLQLKLQKLISMKLGVNIGFDI, from the coding sequence ATGGATTTAAAAGAAAAATTATTATCATCATTTTTAGCATTTGAACAAAAGGTAGATATAAACTCAACCTTGCACGATGTGCGTACCAATGCTTTAAAGGTGTTCGAAAATAAAGGATTTCCTACAAAAAAAGAAGAAGCCTGGAAATATACGTCGTTAAATGCTGTATTGGCAAACGATTTCAATATTCTTCCAAAAAACGATAGTGCTGTTGAGTGGAAAGACGTAAAAAAATATTTTTTAAACGATGTTGATACCTACAAAGTAGTGTTTATCAACGGTGTTTTTTCATCGCATTTATCATCAACTACGCACGATGGTTTAGATGTTTGCTTAATGTCGTCGGCATTAACAAAGCCTAAATACAAAATGGTTATTGATACTTATTTTAACCAGATTGCAAACAAAGAAGACAGCTTAACGAATTTAAATACGGCTTATGCTTTTGAAGGTGCGTATATCAACATTCCTAAATCAACGGTTGTTCAAAAACCAATCGAGATTTTGTATTTTACAACCGGAGCATCGAACTTTGTTCAGCCAAGAAACTTGGTCATTGTAGGCGAAAATGCACATGTTCAGATTATTGAACGTCATCAGTCTTTGTCAGAATTGCCAATGCTTACAAACAGTGTAACCGAAATTTATGCTGCAAAACGTGCCATTGTTGATTATTATAAGTTACAAAACGATTTACTAACTGCCGATTTGGTTGATAATACGTATATCGAACAAAAACAGGAAAGTCGTGTATCAGTTCACACCTTTTCTTTTGGTGGAAACATCACAAGAAATAATTTGAATTTCTATCAAAAAGGCGAACGTATCGATTCTACTTTAAAAGGAATTACTATTATTGGCGATAAACAGCACGTAGATCATTACACGCTGGTAAATCACGAAGAACCAAACTGTGAATCGCATCAAAATTATAAAGGAATTTATGATGATCGATCTACCGGAGTTTTTAACGGAAAGATTTATGTAGATAAAATTGCGCAGAAAACCGATGCTTTTCAGCAAAACAACAATATTTTATTGACAGATAAAGCTACCTTGAACACCAAACCGCAATTAGAGATTTTTGCCGATGATGTAAAATGTTCACACGGTTGTACTATTGGTCAGTTAGACGAAACGGCAATGTTTTATATGCAACAGCGTGGAATCCCTAAAAAAGAAGCAAAAGCATTATTGATGTATGCCTTTACCGATGAGGTTTTATCGTCAGTAGCCATTCCGGATTTACAGCTGAAATTACAAAAGCTGATTTCGATGAAATTAGGTGTTAACATTGGTTTTGATATATAA